Proteins encoded within one genomic window of Candidatus Baltobacteraceae bacterium:
- a CDS encoding transposase, with amino-acid sequence MKRIERVRLYPTPRQIERLTFALDVTRELYNAALQERRDAYRRNKTRVTGKQQYAELTGLRDEDARVSAVYRECEDAVLHRLDLAFAAFFRRVRLGETPGYPRFKARERWTQLEFSHGDRALKFDDQQCRVRVPGIGWAKLRRGRRIPATYGRAWIVRRCDRWYAAFECEREVKELDPTGRIVGVDRGIAVLAALDDGTRIANRAPGDRNAAKVAAMRRKLEGLTQRDARGHVLNRRDSRRIAAALRLARTKGAEANARRDHAHKVARQIVIAADVIGLEALNVGYLTRSARGTVQAPGRNVRAKAGLNRGFWMQDLVCFGR; translated from the coding sequence GTGAAGCGAATCGAACGCGTGCGTCTCTACCCTACGCCGAGACAGATCGAGCGCCTCACGTTTGCACTTGACGTAACTCGCGAACTCTACAACGCCGCGCTGCAAGAACGTCGCGACGCCTACCGGCGCAACAAGACGCGAGTCACCGGTAAACAGCAGTACGCTGAACTGACCGGTCTGCGCGACGAAGATGCACGCGTGTCTGCGGTATATCGCGAGTGTGAGGATGCGGTTTTACATCGGCTCGATCTCGCATTTGCGGCGTTCTTCCGAAGGGTCAGACTTGGGGAAACGCCTGGTTATCCTCGGTTTAAGGCTCGCGAACGCTGGACGCAGCTCGAGTTTTCCCACGGCGATCGCGCGCTGAAGTTCGACGACCAGCAGTGCCGTGTACGCGTACCAGGAATCGGCTGGGCTAAACTGCGCAGAGGCCGCCGGATTCCGGCGACGTATGGGCGAGCTTGGATCGTGCGCCGCTGCGACCGCTGGTACGCGGCTTTCGAGTGCGAGCGCGAGGTCAAGGAGCTGGACCCGACCGGCAGGATTGTCGGCGTGGATCGAGGGATCGCGGTGCTCGCTGCGCTCGATGACGGCACGCGCATCGCCAATCGAGCTCCGGGCGATCGCAACGCCGCCAAGGTGGCAGCGATGCGACGTAAACTCGAGGGCCTCACACAGCGTGACGCTCGTGGACATGTGCTCAACCGGCGCGATTCTAGGCGGATAGCGGCGGCTCTGCGGTTGGCGCGAACGAAGGGAGCCGAAGCCAACGCGCGCCGGGACCACGCGCACAAGGTCGCGCGCCAGATCGTTATCGCCGCTGACGTCATCGGACTCGAGGCGCTCAACGTAGGGTACCTGACCCGCAGCGCGAGGGGAACGGTGCAAGCGCCGGGACGCAACGTGCGCGCGAAAGCCGGCTTGAACCGCGGATTTTGGATGCAGGATTTGGTCTGCTTCGGCAGATGA
- a CDS encoding M23 family metallopeptidase: MNRTGAFFVLSALAALAACGQQMPAGPDLTPAIFRAPGVVDATKTAHAPCTISKPLHSPVKGTPPIVVAFGELRMTSAKVRYAFPGVEFAYHGGKYVFAATSGKATYVANVTGLGQAIVIQTQSGVETLYAGFGHPVKSFLKTPHRRVKAGQVIAIAGSQPVLFEYALAGNVLDAGTQTNPCGSGNDSASGTMSVMPLDVAVYARFHTLSVDGTPLPTVTYPSPSYPAGSPDVATPANLSVANVLAAHVGVPTVYEHSDVFSSYYVVLCGNVVFATGPARYHEFAYPNPTALPVLPLVTPSLPPLVFFRDAGELGKTLTAPLPPPYNRACPAPPPANFYTFMSPVFNQVGQTKYVYYNANTPAPGSTSTPLAGDTVTFSVSDTGVVTITPMSPSPLPVFPTPPPVWPPPSPHADMRAAKVGTATITVTDSSCTCTDAPIAVTVNPTPTPAEIPTPIPN, translated from the coding sequence ATGAACCGTACGGGTGCCTTCTTCGTTCTCAGCGCTTTGGCCGCGTTGGCGGCGTGCGGCCAACAGATGCCGGCGGGACCGGATCTCACGCCTGCAATCTTTCGCGCACCCGGCGTCGTCGACGCGACGAAGACGGCGCACGCGCCGTGCACGATCTCAAAGCCGCTCCACTCACCCGTAAAAGGAACGCCGCCGATCGTCGTCGCGTTCGGGGAGCTGCGCATGACCTCCGCAAAAGTGCGGTACGCGTTTCCCGGCGTCGAGTTCGCGTATCACGGCGGGAAGTACGTTTTTGCCGCCACATCCGGCAAAGCGACGTACGTCGCGAACGTCACCGGCCTCGGACAAGCGATCGTGATCCAAACGCAGAGCGGCGTCGAGACGCTCTATGCGGGTTTCGGTCACCCGGTGAAGTCGTTCCTCAAAACGCCGCACCGTCGCGTCAAGGCGGGGCAAGTCATTGCAATCGCCGGCTCGCAGCCGGTGCTCTTCGAGTACGCACTCGCGGGCAACGTGCTCGACGCCGGAACGCAAACCAATCCGTGCGGTTCGGGCAACGACTCGGCAAGCGGGACGATGTCGGTCATGCCGCTCGACGTCGCGGTATACGCACGCTTCCATACGCTCTCGGTCGACGGAACGCCGCTCCCGACGGTGACGTATCCGTCGCCGTCGTATCCGGCCGGATCGCCCGACGTCGCGACGCCGGCGAATCTCTCGGTCGCCAACGTTCTCGCCGCGCACGTCGGGGTACCGACGGTGTACGAGCATAGCGACGTCTTCAGCAGCTATTACGTCGTCTTGTGCGGCAACGTGGTGTTCGCGACCGGACCGGCACGTTATCACGAGTTCGCATATCCAAATCCAACGGCGTTGCCCGTGCTGCCGCTGGTCACGCCGTCGCTGCCGCCGCTGGTCTTTTTCCGCGATGCGGGCGAGCTCGGCAAAACCCTGACCGCGCCCCTGCCTCCACCGTACAACCGCGCGTGTCCGGCGCCGCCGCCGGCCAACTTCTATACGTTTATGTCGCCGGTGTTCAACCAAGTGGGACAGACGAAATACGTCTATTACAACGCCAACACGCCGGCACCGGGCAGCACGAGCACGCCCCTCGCGGGCGACACGGTAACGTTCTCGGTGAGCGATACCGGCGTGGTCACGATAACGCCGATGAGTCCGTCGCCGCTGCCGGTGTTTCCAACGCCGCCGCCGGTGTGGCCGCCGCCGTCGCCGCACGCCGACATGCGGGCGGCCAAGGTCGGGACCGCCACGATCACCGTGACGGACTCGTCGTGCACCTGCACTGACGCGCCGATCGCGGTCACGGTCAATCCGACGCCGACACCGGCAGAGATACCGACCCCGATACCGAATTAA
- a CDS encoding alpha/beta fold hydrolase, which produces METTQIERLALDGAELEFVRIPARRRGIPSLVFLHEGLGSVGLWRDFPDSIAARTGAETIVYSRRGNGFSTTIEAPRGPSYMHDEALAVLPRLLDRLEIRETLLFGHSDGASIAVIFAAEHASRVRALVLEAPHLFVEPISVASIAAIRTQYETTSLRERMSRYHADVDKTFYGWNDIWLAPAFADWNVEEFASRVRVPVLALQGVDDEYGTPAQIDALAARASGPVDRILLANCGHAPHRDRRAYVEAAAANWIGERLEASR; this is translated from the coding sequence ATGGAGACCACCCAGATCGAACGTCTTGCGCTCGACGGCGCCGAGTTGGAGTTCGTACGGATTCCGGCCCGGCGCCGCGGCATACCGTCGCTCGTCTTTCTTCACGAGGGTCTCGGTTCGGTCGGGCTGTGGCGCGATTTTCCCGATTCGATCGCGGCTCGTACCGGCGCCGAGACGATCGTCTATTCGCGTCGCGGCAACGGCTTTTCGACCACGATCGAGGCTCCCCGCGGACCGTCGTACATGCACGACGAGGCGCTCGCCGTTCTTCCGCGGCTTCTCGATCGATTGGAGATCCGCGAGACGCTGCTCTTCGGGCATAGCGACGGCGCGTCGATAGCCGTTATCTTCGCCGCCGAGCATGCGTCGCGCGTTCGCGCGCTGGTGCTCGAGGCGCCGCATCTGTTCGTCGAGCCGATTTCCGTCGCGAGCATCGCCGCAATCCGTACGCAGTACGAAACGACGTCGCTGCGCGAGCGCATGAGCCGCTATCACGCCGACGTCGACAAGACGTTCTACGGCTGGAACGACATCTGGCTGGCCCCCGCGTTTGCCGATTGGAATGTCGAAGAGTTTGCGAGCCGCGTGCGCGTGCCGGTGCTCGCGCTGCAAGGCGTGGACGACGAATACGGTACGCCGGCGCAGATCGACGCGCTGGCCGCGCGCGCTAGCGGCCCGGTCGATCGCATCTTGCTGGCGAACTGCGGGCACGCCCCGCACCGCGACCGCCGCGCGTACGTGGAAGCGGCTGCCGCGAACTGGATCGGCGAGCGGCTGGAGGCATCTCGATGA
- a CDS encoding GGDEF domain-containing protein — protein sequence MNPAVFAAFAGFFVALSLAGAISAQLNRSRASAAYAVLAAVAAANACDGLFQSAFVLSATLVSLYAVAIAAFALGLLRTPRYDRTVSWILAGVVLINLPLVFVGGVPHEVAFDALLAMLVVVGARALSYEGPIAILYLIALAGPVFNAIVTAPPAFLGGIAWEAAFFAYAVALRSRGIQMERDRFERLAYLDPLTGVSNRRTFDETLVRMWNVARRAKVPIAVAMVDIDHFKRLNDTRGHQVGDECLRRVAALCSSALRRAGDCFARYGGEEFAAILVNIDLDHAVTLAEHMRKVVERDGGITISVGIASRVPAPGDDPLALIADADDALYRAKHEGRNRVRVAVPPTASPLTVT from the coding sequence ATGAACCCAGCCGTCTTTGCCGCATTTGCCGGATTTTTCGTTGCGTTGTCGCTTGCCGGTGCGATATCCGCGCAGCTGAACCGCAGCCGCGCAAGCGCCGCCTACGCCGTGCTCGCGGCGGTGGCCGCCGCAAACGCGTGTGATGGTCTCTTTCAATCGGCGTTCGTGCTGTCGGCGACGCTCGTCTCGCTGTACGCCGTCGCCATCGCAGCCTTTGCGCTGGGGCTCCTGCGCACGCCGCGTTACGACCGTACGGTCAGCTGGATCCTGGCGGGCGTCGTGCTGATCAATCTGCCGCTCGTCTTCGTTGGAGGTGTCCCCCACGAAGTTGCCTTCGATGCACTCCTCGCAATGCTCGTCGTCGTGGGAGCTCGCGCCTTGTCCTACGAAGGGCCGATTGCAATCCTCTATCTCATCGCGCTGGCGGGGCCCGTCTTCAACGCAATCGTGACCGCTCCACCGGCATTTCTCGGCGGCATCGCGTGGGAAGCCGCGTTTTTCGCGTATGCGGTAGCGTTGCGCAGTCGCGGGATTCAAATGGAGCGCGATCGCTTTGAACGGCTGGCGTATCTCGACCCCTTGACCGGCGTTTCGAACCGGCGAACGTTCGACGAAACGCTGGTGCGGATGTGGAACGTCGCCCGGCGCGCAAAGGTGCCGATCGCCGTCGCAATGGTCGACATCGATCACTTCAAACGGCTCAACGACACGCGCGGGCATCAGGTCGGCGACGAATGCTTGCGCCGCGTCGCGGCGCTCTGCTCGTCGGCACTGCGGCGCGCGGGAGATTGCTTTGCACGCTACGGCGGCGAAGAGTTCGCGGCGATCCTCGTCAACATCGATCTCGATCACGCGGTCACGCTGGCCGAACATATGCGCAAGGTCGTCGAGCGCGACGGCGGGATCACCATTAGCGTCGGCATCGCTTCGCGCGTTCCGGCGCCCGGCGACGACCCGCTAGCGCTGATCGCCGATGCCGACGATGCGCTCTATCGCGCCAAGCACGAAGGGCGCAATCGCGTGCGGGTAGCGGTGCCGCCGACGGCGTCGCCGCTCACGGTCACGTAG
- a CDS encoding PAS domain-containing protein, giving the protein MADGTSTDAAVLQPNLALVLERITDGFFALDADWRIAYMNSEARRLLHVESDPIGRVWLDAFPKARGRLFEREYSRAMREQTPVQFVEYSATAECWFEVKAYPSPDGLSVYFRDVSSRIEAQREVERNARRQRAIIDFGRSVLGGLTFEELLADAIDLLRDVLEAPIVEIYTYDRLRGRLIAAGVVGWNPGSALDPFSPEIEHLEHALRTGEPFVSGDLRVDPRARSMTELLANGVRSCICVLVGTPALPKGMIVVYTTVPRTFAVGDVRFVESLAQTIAESSASIESNRRMRQVVETVRDGFVALDRDLRITYANERFARFWGSTPDDMTGQSIAELTDPLGETGNRVYRALLETLQGQQHHTVESPWRDRWHELRMYPFSDGVAAYVRDITRRKTEEKRIRDLNAELEARVAERTKQLELANKELESFSYSVSHDLRAPLRAIDGFSQALVEDYGEQLDERAQNYLDRVRKAAQRMASLIDALLQLAKVARASITYSPVDLTAIAESFAEELRDREPERDVQYAIEPGLSVSGEPNLLRAVLENLMGNAWKFTRKAERPRIVVGRTEEGEFFIRDNGAGFDMAYGNKLFGAFQRLHANEEFEGTGIGLATVARIIHRHGGSIRAEGEIGKGAAFYFSLPGVI; this is encoded by the coding sequence GTGGCCGACGGAACTTCCACCGATGCCGCCGTTTTGCAGCCGAACTTAGCGCTCGTTCTAGAGCGTATTACCGACGGCTTCTTTGCGCTGGATGCCGACTGGCGCATCGCGTACATGAACTCCGAAGCGCGCCGTTTGCTCCACGTCGAGAGCGATCCGATCGGTCGCGTGTGGCTCGATGCGTTCCCCAAAGCCCGCGGGCGCCTTTTCGAACGCGAATACAGCCGCGCGATGCGCGAGCAAACGCCGGTGCAGTTCGTCGAGTATTCGGCAACCGCCGAATGCTGGTTCGAGGTGAAAGCCTACCCGTCGCCCGACGGCCTGTCCGTATATTTTCGCGACGTCAGCTCGCGTATCGAAGCGCAGCGCGAGGTCGAGCGCAACGCGCGGCGTCAGCGCGCCATCATCGACTTCGGGCGCTCGGTGTTGGGCGGCCTTACCTTCGAGGAGCTCCTGGCCGACGCCATCGATTTACTGCGCGACGTTCTCGAAGCGCCGATCGTCGAAATTTATACCTACGATCGCCTGCGCGGACGGCTGATTGCCGCGGGCGTGGTCGGCTGGAATCCCGGTTCGGCCTTGGATCCGTTCTCGCCCGAAATAGAGCATCTCGAGCACGCGTTGCGTACCGGCGAACCGTTCGTCTCGGGGGACTTGCGCGTCGATCCGCGCGCTCGTTCGATGACCGAGTTGCTCGCCAACGGGGTGCGCTCGTGCATCTGCGTGCTGGTCGGGACGCCCGCGCTTCCCAAAGGCATGATCGTCGTGTATACGACGGTTCCGCGAACCTTCGCGGTCGGCGACGTGCGGTTCGTCGAGTCACTCGCCCAGACGATCGCCGAATCGTCGGCGTCGATAGAATCGAATCGCCGCATGCGCCAGGTCGTCGAGACGGTGCGCGACGGCTTCGTCGCGCTCGATCGCGACCTGCGCATCACCTACGCCAACGAGCGCTTCGCGCGCTTCTGGGGTTCGACGCCGGACGATATGACGGGACAGTCGATCGCCGAGCTTACCGATCCGCTGGGCGAAACCGGCAACCGCGTTTACCGCGCGCTGCTGGAAACGCTGCAGGGGCAGCAGCATCATACGGTCGAGAGCCCATGGCGCGACCGCTGGCACGAGTTGCGGATGTACCCGTTCAGCGACGGGGTCGCCGCTTACGTACGCGACATCACGCGCCGCAAGACCGAAGAAAAGCGCATCCGGGATCTCAACGCCGAATTGGAAGCTCGCGTCGCCGAGCGTACCAAACAGTTAGAGTTGGCCAACAAGGAACTTGAATCGTTTTCCTATTCGGTCTCACACGATCTGCGCGCACCCCTGCGCGCGATCGACGGCTTCAGCCAAGCACTGGTGGAAGATTACGGCGAGCAGCTCGACGAGCGCGCGCAGAACTATCTCGATCGGGTTCGCAAGGCGGCCCAGCGGATGGCCAGCCTCATCGACGCGCTGCTCCAGCTTGCGAAAGTCGCACGCGCGTCGATCACGTATTCGCCGGTCGACCTGACCGCCATTGCCGAATCGTTCGCCGAGGAGCTGCGCGATCGCGAGCCGGAGCGCGACGTGCAGTATGCGATCGAACCGGGGCTGTCGGTGTCGGGGGAGCCGAATCTCCTGCGTGCCGTTTTGGAAAACCTCATGGGCAACGCGTGGAAGTTCACGCGCAAGGCCGAGCGGCCGCGCATCGTGGTGGGCCGGACGGAGGAAGGCGAGTTCTTTATCCGGGATAACGGTGCGGGATTCGATATGGCCTATGGCAATAAACTGTTTGGCGCCTTCCAGCGCTTGCACGCCAACGAGGAGTTCGAGGGAACCGGAATCGGCCTCGCCACGGTGGCGCGCATCATCCACCGCCACGGCGGGTCGATTCGCGCGGAAGGCGAGATCGGCAAGGGAGCCGCGTTTTACTTCTCACTACCGGGAGTGATATGA
- a CDS encoding response regulator — protein sequence MKPYILLVEDNEDDIELTQRAFNKNHIINEVVVLRDGAEACEFLFGDRAGRSLPQVILLDLKLPKVSGLEVLEKIRGNADTHLIPTVILTSSKQEEDLLEGYRLGVNSYVRKPVDFNEFVEAVRQVGLYWLVLNEAPPQGITI from the coding sequence ATGAAGCCGTACATTTTGCTCGTCGAAGATAACGAAGACGATATCGAGCTGACGCAGCGTGCGTTTAACAAAAACCACATCATCAACGAAGTGGTCGTGTTGCGCGACGGCGCGGAAGCGTGCGAATTTCTCTTCGGCGATCGTGCTGGACGCTCGCTGCCGCAAGTCATTCTGTTGGATCTCAAGCTGCCCAAAGTTTCGGGCTTGGAAGTGCTCGAGAAGATCCGCGGCAACGCCGACACGCATCTGATTCCGACGGTCATTCTCACGTCCAGCAAACAAGAGGAAGATCTGCTGGAGGGCTATCGGCTGGGCGTCAACAGCTACGTGCGCAAGCCGGTCGACTTCAATGAGTTCGTGGAAGCCGTACGGCAAGTCGGCCTTTATTGGCTGGTGCTCAACGAGGCGCCGCCGCAGGGGATTACGATCTGA
- a CDS encoding EAL domain-containing protein has product MLCVDDSPDDAELNVLALTRHGFDSDTKRVDKREDAQGVLLDEQWDLILCDYSMPSFSAIAMLELIKELNVDIPCLIVSGAVGEEAAVETIRLGAYDYIFKNNLKRLGPAAERALRDSELRRARALMEVQLRERETRLRLLFEQLPALVISCDTSLTVTSVEGAQLQSVPDAPETLIGTHVASSALLADESRFPIRHAHLQALQGGAAEYEMIWGGKTFRAHVEPLRDIDGRIVGTIAVAFDITERKIAEQRLAYFAQYDPLTDLPNRALLEDRLTQAMGMARRHSGILALVTTDIDHFKEVNDLYGTSNGDEVLRLMASRMRRMVDGGATVSRVGDDEFAILLVDVQNGGDANTFVERLHGSFESPFIIGDNEIYLTASSGISLYPDDGHDTYTLVRSSEAAMLAAKQAGGKGWRSFVPTMIASSSERLALKRDLRVAPSSGQLVLHYQPIFRSQDLVFAGFEALVRWQHPTLGLLGPDHFIGLAEETGAIDELGAWVLRDVCRQLGEWDARGINVPRVCVNISARQFERPGLRETIASALRDSSVAPTRIELELTESSIMRDITSGIALLNEFKALGVRLSVDDFGTGYTSLSYLRRFPIDTLKIDQSFLRDMLPGSQDEAIVKAIVTLSENLGLTSIAEGIESRLTLEHIRAIGAHEVQGYFLGEPVAVDEAIIHVSEVHASRHVKTLTS; this is encoded by the coding sequence GTGCTTTGCGTCGACGATTCTCCCGACGACGCCGAGCTCAACGTGCTCGCGCTTACGCGGCACGGCTTCGACAGCGATACCAAGCGCGTCGACAAGCGTGAAGACGCGCAAGGCGTCTTGCTCGACGAGCAGTGGGACTTGATCCTGTGCGACTATTCGATGCCGTCGTTCTCGGCGATCGCGATGCTGGAGCTGATCAAAGAACTCAACGTGGACATTCCCTGCCTGATTGTCTCCGGAGCGGTCGGCGAAGAGGCGGCGGTCGAAACGATCCGGCTTGGCGCCTACGACTACATCTTCAAGAACAATCTCAAACGGCTGGGACCGGCCGCCGAACGCGCGCTGCGCGATTCGGAGCTGCGCCGCGCGCGGGCGCTGATGGAAGTGCAGCTGCGCGAACGCGAGACGCGCTTGCGACTGCTGTTCGAACAACTCCCGGCCCTAGTGATCTCGTGCGATACCAGCCTTACCGTGACCTCGGTGGAAGGAGCGCAGCTCCAGTCGGTGCCCGACGCGCCCGAGACGTTGATCGGAACGCACGTCGCCAGCTCGGCGCTGCTGGCGGACGAATCGCGTTTCCCGATCCGTCACGCGCATTTGCAGGCGCTCCAAGGCGGTGCGGCCGAGTACGAAATGATTTGGGGCGGCAAGACGTTCCGCGCGCACGTCGAGCCGCTGCGCGACATCGACGGGCGTATCGTGGGGACGATCGCGGTTGCGTTCGACATCACCGAACGCAAGATCGCCGAACAGCGTTTGGCGTACTTCGCCCAGTACGATCCGCTGACTGACCTTCCTAACCGCGCGCTGCTCGAAGACCGGTTGACGCAGGCAATGGGTATGGCGCGCCGCCATTCGGGCATCCTGGCGCTCGTGACGACCGACATCGATCATTTCAAAGAGGTCAACGATCTCTACGGAACCAGCAACGGTGACGAGGTGTTGCGTCTCATGGCCAGCCGCATGCGCCGAATGGTCGACGGCGGTGCGACGGTATCGCGCGTCGGCGACGACGAGTTCGCGATTCTTTTGGTCGACGTCCAGAACGGCGGCGACGCCAACACGTTCGTCGAGCGGCTGCACGGATCGTTCGAATCGCCGTTCATCATCGGCGATAACGAGATTTACCTCACCGCGAGCAGCGGCATCAGTCTCTATCCCGACGACGGTCACGACACGTACACGCTGGTGCGCTCGTCCGAAGCCGCCATGCTGGCGGCCAAACAAGCCGGCGGAAAAGGCTGGCGTTCGTTCGTGCCGACGATGATCGCGTCGTCGTCGGAGCGCTTGGCGCTCAAGCGCGATTTGCGGGTCGCCCCGTCATCGGGACAGCTCGTGCTGCACTATCAGCCGATCTTCCGTTCGCAGGACCTCGTCTTTGCCGGATTCGAGGCGCTCGTGCGCTGGCAGCACCCCACGTTGGGATTGCTGGGCCCCGATCACTTCATCGGTTTGGCCGAGGAAACCGGCGCGATCGACGAACTGGGCGCCTGGGTCTTGCGCGACGTCTGCCGGCAGCTCGGCGAATGGGATGCGCGAGGCATTAACGTGCCGCGGGTCTGCGTCAATATCTCGGCGCGACAGTTCGAGCGTCCGGGCTTGAGAGAGACGATCGCTTCGGCGCTGCGCGATAGCTCCGTGGCGCCGACGCGGATCGAGCTCGAGCTGACGGAATCGTCGATCATGCGCGACATTACGAGCGGCATCGCGCTGCTCAACGAATTTAAAGCGCTGGGCGTACGTCTGTCCGTCGACGACTTCGGGACCGGCTATACGAGCCTGAGCTATCTGCGGCGTTTCCCCATCGACACGCTGAAGATCGATCAGAGTTTTCTGCGCGATATGTTACCCGGTTCGCAAGACGAAGCGATCGTCAAAGCGATCGTGACGCTGTCGGAGAATCTCGGCCTGACGTCGATTGCCGAGGGCATCGAGTCGCGCCTGACGCTCGAACACATTCGCGCGATCGGCGCGCACGAGGTCCAGGGGTATTTCCTGGGCGAGCCGGTTGCGGTCGACGAGGCCATCATCCACGTCAGCGAAGTGCACGCCTCGCGCCACGTGAAAACGCTAACGTCTTAG